The Pontibacter korlensis sequence GCCATTTTGAAACGAAAAAATTTCACCAACAAACACCCTTAAATTCTAAATGATAGCAAAAGTCCCAATAAAGAAGGCATTTTACCTGTTTGCGGTGTGCCTCTTTGCTGTCTTTTCCTGTAGTGATAAGCGTTCCGGTGATCCGAAGGTGCTTGTGTTTAGCAAGACCAGCGGGTTCCATCACAACTCTATTGCAGCAGGAAATGCCGCCCTTATAAAATTAGGTCTAGAAAATGGCTTTCAGGTAGACACCACTACCAATGCCAACATGTTCCATGAAGACTCTCTTAAGCAGTACTCTGCGGTAGTGTTTCTTAACACTACCGCAGATGTGCTTAATCACTACCAGGAAGCTGACTTTGAGCGCTACATTCAGGCCGGTGGTGGTTTTGTGGGTATCCACTCTGCCACAGACACTGAGTACGAGTGGGGATGGTACGGCAGATTGGTTGGCGGCTACTTTAGCAGCCACCCTGAGACGCAGGAGGCTGTACTGCATGTAGTGGATAAAAATCATGAGGCTACTGCACACCTGCCAGAGGAGTGGAAGAGAACTGACGAGTGGTACAACTTTAAGAACCTGAACCCGGAAACTAAGGTGCTGTTAGCTATAGATGAGAGCAGCTACGAAGGCGGTACTAACGGCGATAACCACCCAATGGCTTGGTACCACGAGTACGATGGTGGCCGTGCATTTTATACTGCTTTAGGCCATACAGATGAGTCTTACCAGGATCCGCAGTACCTGAAGCACGTACTGGGAGGCATCAAGTATGCGATCGGTGAAAATAAAGAGCTGGACTATGAGCAAGCTACCTCTAAGCGTGCGCCAGAGGCTGACCGCTTTGTGAAGGTGCAGCTGAACACTGGTGCTTTCTTTGAGCCTACTGAGATGGCTATTCTGCCGAGCCTCGACATCCTGGTGGCACAGCGCCGTGGCGAATTGATGCTGTACAACAACAAAACAGGTGATGTAACGCAGGTAGGTGCGCTAAATGTGTACCATAAAACAACCATACCTGATGTAAACGCAGAGGAAGGATTAATGGGCTTAGCAGCTGACCCTAACTTCAGCAAGAACAACTTTATCTATCTGTTCTATAGCCCTGCGGATACCTCTGTAAACCGCTTGTCGAGGTTCGTGTTTAAGAATGGTAAACTGGATAACTCCTCAGAAAAAGTTATTCTGCAGTTTTACTCCCAGCGCAATATCTGCTGCCACACTGGCGGCTCTATAGCGTTCGGTCCAGGTAACACCCTTTTCCTTTCTACTGGAGATAACTCTACACCATTCAACGAAAAAGGACAGCCTTATGTAAATAATGGCTATGCGCCGCTGGATGATCGCCCAGGCCACGAGCAGTTTGATGCCCGAAGAACTTCTGCTAACACCAACGACCTGAGAGGTAAGATCATCAGAATTAAGATGAATGATGATGGTACCTACACTATACCTGAAGGAAACCTGTTTCCTACAAATACACCAAACGCGCGCCCTGAAATCTTTACCATGGGGCATCGTAATCCATACCGTATCTCTGTAGATCAGAAAAAAGGTTACCTGTACTGGGGCGATGTGGGCCCAGATGCCGCTGGCGATAGCATGAAAGTTCGTGGCCCTAGAGGTTATGATGAGATGAACCAGGCCCGTAAGGCTGGTAACTTTGGTTGGCCTCTGTTTATAGGTAACAACTATGCTTACAACCGCTACGACTATGGTAAGGGCTTTACAGGACCAGAGTTTGATCCTGCAAAACCGGTAAACGAGTCTCGCAACAACACAGGTATTAAGGAGCTTCCTGCTGCGCAGCCTGCCTTTGTCTGGTATCCATATGCAGAGTCGCCTGACTTCCCACAGGTGGGCTCAGGAGGCCGTAACGCCATGACAGGTCCGGTTTATTACTCAGACATGTTTCCAGAACAGACACGCTACTCGTCTTACTACGACGGAAAGTTATTTGTATATGACTGGATGCGTAACTGGATTAAGGTTATCACCATGAAAGAAAATGGCGATTTTGATAAGATGGAGACGTTTATGCCAGACATTAAGCTGACGGGTGCTATAGACATGGAAGTTGGCCCAGACGGTAGGCTTTATGTGCTGGAGTATGGTTCTGGCTGGTTTGCGAAGAATGATGATTCAGGCCTTGCCAGGATAGACTATCTGGCTGGTAACAGACCTCCTAAGGTGGCTGACTTGACAGTAGACAAAATGAGCGGTAGAACACCGTTAGTCATCACGGCCAAAGTGGATGCGAAAGATCCTGAGAACGACAAGATGCGCTATGAGTGGAATGTTGGGGGTAAAACCCTACGCACTACAGAGCCTTCTCTGAAGTATACAATCAACAACAACGGCGACCACAGTATAAGCGTGGTAGTGTTTGATGATAAAAATGCTTCTTCTAAGAGCAATGTAGTTACCCTGTACGCTGGTAATGAGCAGCCTCAGGTTAATGTGGCTTTACAAGGCAACCGCAGCTTCTATACCGAAGGTCAGCCAGTTAAGTATAGTGTAAAAGTTACAGACCCGGATGGCACAGTTGATATGAACAACCTGTTTGTGTCGGTGGATTATGTAGAAGGTACAGACTTGGCTGGTGCTTCTCAGGGACACCAGATTGTTTCGGAAGAAATGCTGGGCAAAAACCTGATGCTAAGCTCTGACTGTAAAGCATGTCACTCTATCAATGAAAAGTCTATCGGCCCGACTTACACGCAGGTAGCCAAGCGTTACCAAAAGGATAATGGAGCCATGACACACCTGACCAACAAGATTATTAAAGGTGGTAGTGGTGTATGGGGTGAGGCGGCCATGCCAGCACACCCTAACATGTCTGAGTCTGATGCCAAGCAGATTGTAAAATGGATTCTTTCTTTGGGTAACACAGAGAACGCTAGAAAGTCTCTGCCTGCCAGTGGAGAGATAGTGCCTAAAGTTGACTCAAAGCAAAAGGATAACACAGTTCTGAAACTAACGGCTACTTACACAGACCAGGGAGGCCAGGGTATCAAGCCACTTGCCGGAACCGGAGTAGTGTACCTGCGCAATACAACCCTGGATGCAGCAGACTTCAAGTCTATCAATGGCTTCAACAGCGTGGAGTTCGGCGGAGCTCATTTCCTGATCTTCCCGGGCTCGAACGGTTGGCTGAAACAGCCGCAGTTAGATCTGACTAATATCGGCAGCATTGAGCTGATAGGCTTCGGCAATGGTGAGACTACCGAGTATAAAGCGGAGGTAAGGCTGGATCAGCCAGATGGCACTAAGGTAGGAGAAGGCATACTTAAGCTTGGCGGAGAAAGACAACCAGGTAGTGGTACTGTGAAGCTTCAAAACCTACCAGATAGCAAGCTCCACGATGTCTACATTGTGGTGAATGTAGCTGGTGGTGCAACCGGCCAGAACCATGTGCTTAAAACAGTTCGCTTTGTACCTGCATCAGGAACTGCAGTTTCAAGCAGCAGATAATAAAGCAATCCAATCAAACAAAAAGGGCTTCTCATGAGAAGCCCTTTTTGTTTGCCTTTAGAAGGCACAGCACCTATTGGCGAGACTTGATAAACTCTATTATCAAGGCAAACGACTTAGTACAGTTTGAACTATTAGACTGTAGCAGCTAAATAGTAACAAAGCAGCATTAAAGGGCAGGAAAAGCGCTTGGAGAAGCTCCTGGTTTAGAGGTTGGCCTTAACCAAAGTGGAAGCCTTACGTTTATATGGCAAGACTTTGAGGGAGAAGCAAGACATAAATTTCTCTCTATCTACCGTAGAAAATACATAAGCTATGAATTACACAGAGAATTTTGAAGGTATAAAACTAGATGTACAGGCTGTTGATATCGATATTTCGGATGCGATGCAGCAAAAACTAAGGGAGAAGATTACAAAACTGAAGCGTCATGCCAAGAAGATAGATTCAGTGGATATATATTTCAAGGAAGAAGCGAGCCAGTCAACTAACACGAGGAGCGTGCACATGCGGGTTGGCGTACCTGGTAACGATGTGTTTGCACAGGACTCAGGAGACAATTGGTACCAGTTGCTCGATAATGTGGAGGATAAGCTGAAGCGTCAACTCGAAAAGAAATAAGAGCCTCTAGGCACCACTTATCAAACCCGCTGTACTTAGACATAAGGCAGCGGGTTTCTTTTGTAGAGCAGCTATAAAGAAACTTGATAGATGCTTATCCTCAACTAATGCGGCAGAAATCTAATACATCCGCTATACTTGCCATTTACAGATCAAAGTATAAAAATATGCCTAACACTTACTACCAAGATAAGACTGTACTAATAACCGGAGGCGCACAGGGTATAGGACTGGGAATGGCACAAGCTTTTGCTGAGGCCGGAGCAAATGTAGTGATCACCGATAAAGACGAGGAAGCAGGGCAGGAAGCACTAAAGCGGCTAAAAGGCCAGGGACTTGAGGTTGTGTTTATACCTTGTGATGTTAGCGTAGAATCTGAAGTACAGGTACTTCTGCAACAGGTAGAAGAGAAGTATAAAAAGCTGGACGTGCTCCTAAACAACGCAGGCATTGCTGACCCTTTTGTTGGGGCGCTGCAGGAACTGGACATGGCTGTGTTCGACAAAGTGCTTGCTGTAAACCTGCGCGGGCCGCTGTTGTGCTCTAAGTATGCACTGCCTCTGTTGCAGAAGGCTGAGCACCCTGCTATCCTGAACATCTCAAGCACCCGGGCTTTTATGTCGGAGCCTGATACATTTGCTTATTCCGCATCTAAAGGTGGCCTGGAGGCGCTGACGCATTCATTGGCTGTAAGTCTGACAAAAGAGCGGGTACGTGTAAACGCTATTGCACCTGGCTGGATTGAAGTAGGAGAGTGGAAGAAGGAGAGTGAGAAGTATACACCTCAGCACACTGAGCAGGACAAAGAACAGCACCCGGTAGGGCGTGTTGGTCTACCACAGGATATAGCTGAGGCCGCCCTGTTCCTTTGCTCCGATAAGGCGGGCTTTATCACAGGGCAGAGCTTAAGTATAGACGGAGGCATGACTGTGAAAATGATATATCACTGATACTGAAGGATGAATACTACTCCTTCGTAGGTCATTGGCCAAAATCCATAACCATTGCTGGCTGTAAAAGGTAAAAAATAGAGCTTAAGAATAAACTATGAGAAACCTGCCAGACAACCTTTCGCTTCTTTATGTTACCAACCCTATGTGCGCATGGTGCTACGGTTTTACACCAGTGGTGCGGCGTTTAAAGGCCTTGTGGCAGGGCAGGCTAGATGTGCAGGTGCTTTTTGGCGATCTGCAGGCCCATCAAACAAAGCCTCTACTGCACGATCAGAAAGAGCGCCTGGCTCTAAGCTGGCATCGGGTGCAGGAGCGAACTTACTTGCCTTTCGAGTACCGGTTCTTTATCCAGCGGAGTTTTGTCTTTAACACTGAACCTGCCTGCAGGGCTATGTTGTGTGTACGGCTTCTACGGCCTGTGCTAACTCTGGAAGTATTGCGTGCCATGCATTCGGCTTTTTTTGTTGATAATGCTGACCTGAAAGATACACGTGAACTGGTGCGACTGGTGGGGCTGTTCGGTATTCCTGAAAACCTATTTATGACACTGTTCGAGTCGGAGGAAATAACCCAGCAAATGGAAGATGAATTTGCCTACGTGAACAATATTGGCGCCACCACCTTCCCAAGTTTGTTCCTCAATACAGAAAATGGACCGGAACGCTTGGCAGCTGGTTATGTGGAGCTGCATGAGTTAGAACAACGCCTTTTTCAGCTGTTGTAATTCCTGAAAATCACCCTGCTTTGTATATTAGGTTGTTTATATATAGTGCTTGTTTAGCATCTATAACAACCTATTTATGTTTTTGGCCGTATATTAAAACTTCAGTATATTTAAGTGTTTCTGAGTAGAAATCAGATAGAGAACAAGACCCGTATGAGAAGCAAAACGACCACAAACCAAGTTGATGAGTATGTAGATAAACTGACACCTGAGAAGAAGTTGTTGGCCCAAGAGGTTCGGCGAATAATCAGCGGTTCAGTGGCCCATCTGGAGGAGTGCGTGCGCTGGGATTGCGCATGTTATTTTTTCTATGGCCCTGTCTGCTACTTTGCCTCTTCACGCAGCGGCATTCATTTTGGTTTTTTCAGAGGGAAAGAGCTTTCCGATCCTCACCGCCGCCTGGTAAGCCGCAACGGCCAATATCCACATATTAAAGTGCGCACCTTAGCCGACATTGATGAGACTTATTTTGCGGACTTAGTTCGCGAGGCAGTGCAGTTAAATCAAAACTAAAGCCTAAAGGTTGCCTTTATGGCTGCAAGCCTCACCTGGCCTTTCTAGTTCCATGGTTACGTGCTGAATGTCCATGCCTGCCATGGCAGCGCGTATCCTTTTCTTTAATTCTTCCTCCTGTTGCACCGGCAACTGAAATTCGGCAACGGCATGCATGGTAAGTACATTATAGCTACCATCCAGTGTCCAGATATGCAGATCATGTACTGATCTAATCTCAGGTATTTCTTTTAACACGGCCTCCACTTTTTCAGCACTTATGTGCTTTGGTGTACCCTGCAGCAGAATATTCATAGTTTCGCGTAAGTTTCTAATCACGTTATACAGCACGTAGAGCGTGATTAAAACAGAAAGCAGTGGGTCGATCCAAGGCAGGTCGAAGAAGTATAATATAATGCCTCCAATCAGTACCGCTACCCATCCCAGCACGTCCTCCATCAGGTGAAGCCTTACGACACGCTCGTTCAATGATTCCCCTTTTTTCAGGCGAAGTACAGCGGCACCGTTAACCAATATTCCAAGCAAGGCGAACGCCATCATACCTGGAGCATTTACCTCCTGAGGATCCCAGATACGAGGTATGGCCTCTGAAAGTATGATAAATGAACCAACCAGCAGTATAACTGAATTGATAACGGCTCCCAATAATGAAAAACGCTTATAACCAAATGTGTATTTCTGGTCTCGCCCGCGCTTAGCTACGTTTTCGAAGTACCATGCCAGGCCAAGTGAGAGGGAGTCGCCAAGGTCGTGCAGGGCGTCCGAAAGTATAGCCACGCTATTGATCCAGAGTCCGCCAACTATCTCTAGTAGGGTGAAGGCGAAATTCAGGAAAAAAGCCACTTTTATATTGCTGCCCGCTCCATGGTCGTGGCCATGGCCTCCATGATGGTGATGTGCGTGTCCCATAGTCAGTTAAAACGCTAAGTAATGCAATAGGATACTCTATAACCTAGCAGTTGCTGTTTAGAGAGCAGGCCTTATATTTGTGCACCGCGCTTTTGCAAGGTGATTATTGCGACCTACCTAAACCATGATGCATGAAGATACTTCTTATTGAGGATGAACCAAAGGTGGCCTCATTCATAAAAAAAGGGCTGGAAGAGCAGAGCTACGAAGTTGATCAGGCCTATGACGGCAACTTTGGCATTAAGCTGGCACTTCAGAATGAGTATGACCTTATTATTCTGGATATTATCCTGCCAAACATGAACGGACTGGAGGTTTGTCGTGAGATCCGGCGTCACAACGTTGCAGTGTCTATACTCATGCTTACAGCGCTTGGTACAACCGATGATAAAATCATAGGCTTGGATGCCGGTGCTGATGATTATCTGACCAAGCCTTTTGAGTTTAAGGAACTACTGGCACGTATCAGGGCAATCTCCAGGCGCAGTACTGAGGTTAATGTAGGTGAAAAGCTAGGTATAGCAGACCTGGAAATGGATGTGGCCAGAAAAACTGTTACCAGAGGCGGTAAGCCGATCAACTTAACGGCCCGTGAGTTCGCTTTGCTGCATTACCTGTTGCGTAACAAAGGACGGGTAGTATCTAGGGTTGATATAACGGAGCAGGTGTGGGAAACATCTTTTGACACAGGAAGTAACGTGATCGACGTGTACATTAACTTTCTTCGTAAAAAGGTGGATAAGGGACACAGCTCTAAATTAATCCACACGCTGGTTGGGATGGGTTATGTTCTGAAGGAGCAAAATACAGTATGAAAATACGCACCAAATTAACAATGCAGTTTGCCAGTATCATTGCGCTGATATTGATTCTGTTTTCACTGGTTGTTTACTACTTTACTTCCCTTTACCGCCAGGACGATTTTTATAACCGTATTCTACGAAGAGCTGAGGTGGCTGCCCGGCATGTGTTGGAGGCCGATGAAGTAGGAGAGGATCAGAGGCGGCAAAACCTGATTCAGTTTTACCATGAGCTGCCCCATGAAGCGGTGAGGATCTATAACAGTAGCGGAGATCTTAAATTCTCGAATGGGGAAGGTGATCTAGGTGTGACTCCGGCCATACTAGAGCGCATACGCCGAGAGGGGGTGCTGGAGTATGATATAGATGTACGACAGGTAGTAGGCATACGCTACCAGGATAGTACGGGAGATTTCGTTGTGCTGGCCTCCAGTATCGATGCCTATAGTTTACGCAAGCTACAAAACCTGAAGATTATACTTGTAGTTGGCTTTCTAGGCTCCATGGTAGTGGTTATAATTGCTGGTTGGGCCTTTGCAAAACAGGCTCTATTGCCTATAACAAAGGTAGTAAGTGAGGTAAAGCAAATTAGCGCCAACGACCTGCACTTACGTCTGAGCAATGCCGACGGCAAAGATGAACTCTCGCACTTAGCACAGACTTTCAATAGCATGCTCGACCGCCTTGAGCTGGCATTTGAAATGCAAAGCACATTTGTGTCCAATGCCTCGCATGAGTTGCGCACTCCTTTAACCACGATGATAGGGGAACTAGAGGTAGCTCTGATGAAGCCGAGAGAGCCGGAGGAATACCAGCGGGTGCTACAGAGTACGCTGGAGGACGCCCGCCTTTTAACCGAGCTCTCTAATGGCTTGTTGCAAATAGCCCAGGCAAGTATAGATCCTTCCAAAGTAAAGCAGTCTTACCTGCGCTTTGATGAACTGGTCTGGATGGCCCGGGACCAGACCCTAAAACGCCAGCCAAAGGCACGTATTGATATAGATTTTTCAAACTTTCCGGATGACGAGAACCGCCTGGTTGTGCGTGGCAATGAGGCCTTACTTTTGATTGCTGTCGTAAATGTTCTGGAGAATGCTATTAAGTTCTCACCTAATGGCAGAGTGGCAGTGGGGCAGATTGAGGTGCAAAAGCATGATGTGGTGCTGCGTGTGCAAGACCAGGGTTTGGGTATTTCACAGGAAGATCTCAAACATGTGTTTGTGCCGTTCTTCCGTGCCGACAATGTCCGTAACATAACAGGCCATGGTATTGGCCTTCCGCTAACAGAGCGTATACTTAAAATGCACAGGGGAAGTATAAATGTAAGCTCCCAGATAAATAAGGGTACAGAAGTAACTATTTCATTGCCGCAGGCCTACGTTATAATTCCCATCTGAGTTCATTTTTAATCTCATTTTAATCTCCTTTTAATTTCCTCTTAATCTTCATGTGGTAAGTTTGTTTAGATAAAGTGAAGGTGTTGCAAGTGAATTACTTGCCTCGGGCAAAATTTGATATGGCATCCTTACTATACTTATTTTGAAGTTAAGATATGAGAGAGAGTAATAATAATTTCGGCTATTTAGCAAACCTTAGCAAGGATATACCTTCAGGTTTGGTTGTATTCTTTGTAGCGCTTCCGCTTTGCCTGGGTATTTCACTTGCATCAGGAGCCCCGCTGTTGTCGGGTCTTGTTACCGGTATTGTGGGTGGCGTATTGGTGTCGTGGCTAAGTGGCTCGCAGCTTGCTGTAAGTGGTCCGGCTGCCGGCCTTACGGTTATCGTTTTGAACGGTGTAGAGACACTAGGTTCGTTTGAGGCATTTTTGCTGGCAGTTGTTATCGCTGGTTTCCTGCAGTTGATACTAGGTTTCCTGAAGGCAGGTGTGATAGGTTTATACTTCCCTTCATCTGTTATTAAAGGTATGCTGGCTGCTATTGGTCTTATCCTGATCCTTAAGCAGATCCCTCACTTCCTTGGTGCAGATGATGACTTCTTCGGAGAAATGGAATTCTTCCAGCCAGATGGCCGTAATACCTTTTCTGAGATTGGGTATGCTTTCTCAGCTATACAAGTAGGTGCACTTTTTATTGGTATTATCTCACTGGCAGTAATCCTGCTTTGGGATAATCCGAAAATCAAGAGCAATAAAGTACTAGCCCTTATACCGGGAGCTTTGTTAGCTGTAGTCCTTTCAATTGTTTTAAATGAGGTTTTCATAGCCTTTGTGCCTGGACTTGCTATAACTTCCAGTCACTTGGTAAGTATTCCGATCATTAACGGTTTTAGTGACCTGGGCAACGAACTTCAGTTCCTGGATCTTGGCTCCCTGACTAACCCATCTGTATACATTGTGGCCTTTACTATTGCTATTGTGGCTAGCTTGGAGACCCTGCTTAGTATTGAAGCAATTGACAAGCTGGACCCGCATAAGCGCCGCAGCGATACCAACCGCGAATTGAAAGCACAGGGTATAGGTAACATGGTAGCTGGCCTTGCTGGTGGCCTGCCAATGACAGCCGTAATTGTTCGTGGTTCTACTAATGTTGCAGCTGGTGCCCAAACAAGAGTTTCAAGCTTTGTTCACGGTACTTTCCTGGCGCTGTCTGTGTTCCTGCTGGCAGGCTTAATGAATAAGATTCCGCTTTCTGCCCTGGCTGCTGTACTATTGGTGGTAGGTTTTAAATTAACCAAGCCAGCTCTTTACAAGTCTCAGCTTAAATTAGGTTCAGAGCAGTTTATACCTTTCATTGTAACTATTCTTGCCA is a genomic window containing:
- a CDS encoding ThuA domain-containing protein — encoded protein: MIAKVPIKKAFYLFAVCLFAVFSCSDKRSGDPKVLVFSKTSGFHHNSIAAGNAALIKLGLENGFQVDTTTNANMFHEDSLKQYSAVVFLNTTADVLNHYQEADFERYIQAGGGFVGIHSATDTEYEWGWYGRLVGGYFSSHPETQEAVLHVVDKNHEATAHLPEEWKRTDEWYNFKNLNPETKVLLAIDESSYEGGTNGDNHPMAWYHEYDGGRAFYTALGHTDESYQDPQYLKHVLGGIKYAIGENKELDYEQATSKRAPEADRFVKVQLNTGAFFEPTEMAILPSLDILVAQRRGELMLYNNKTGDVTQVGALNVYHKTTIPDVNAEEGLMGLAADPNFSKNNFIYLFYSPADTSVNRLSRFVFKNGKLDNSSEKVILQFYSQRNICCHTGGSIAFGPGNTLFLSTGDNSTPFNEKGQPYVNNGYAPLDDRPGHEQFDARRTSANTNDLRGKIIRIKMNDDGTYTIPEGNLFPTNTPNARPEIFTMGHRNPYRISVDQKKGYLYWGDVGPDAAGDSMKVRGPRGYDEMNQARKAGNFGWPLFIGNNYAYNRYDYGKGFTGPEFDPAKPVNESRNNTGIKELPAAQPAFVWYPYAESPDFPQVGSGGRNAMTGPVYYSDMFPEQTRYSSYYDGKLFVYDWMRNWIKVITMKENGDFDKMETFMPDIKLTGAIDMEVGPDGRLYVLEYGSGWFAKNDDSGLARIDYLAGNRPPKVADLTVDKMSGRTPLVITAKVDAKDPENDKMRYEWNVGGKTLRTTEPSLKYTINNNGDHSISVVVFDDKNASSKSNVVTLYAGNEQPQVNVALQGNRSFYTEGQPVKYSVKVTDPDGTVDMNNLFVSVDYVEGTDLAGASQGHQIVSEEMLGKNLMLSSDCKACHSINEKSIGPTYTQVAKRYQKDNGAMTHLTNKIIKGGSGVWGEAAMPAHPNMSESDAKQIVKWILSLGNTENARKSLPASGEIVPKVDSKQKDNTVLKLTATYTDQGGQGIKPLAGTGVVYLRNTTLDAADFKSINGFNSVEFGGAHFLIFPGSNGWLKQPQLDLTNIGSIELIGFGNGETTEYKAEVRLDQPDGTKVGEGILKLGGERQPGSGTVKLQNLPDSKLHDVYIVVNVAGGATGQNHVLKTVRFVPASGTAVSSSR
- the hpf gene encoding ribosome hibernation-promoting factor, HPF/YfiA family → MNYTENFEGIKLDVQAVDIDISDAMQQKLREKITKLKRHAKKIDSVDIYFKEEASQSTNTRSVHMRVGVPGNDVFAQDSGDNWYQLLDNVEDKLKRQLEKK
- a CDS encoding SDR family NAD(P)-dependent oxidoreductase; protein product: MRQKSNTSAILAIYRSKYKNMPNTYYQDKTVLITGGAQGIGLGMAQAFAEAGANVVITDKDEEAGQEALKRLKGQGLEVVFIPCDVSVESEVQVLLQQVEEKYKKLDVLLNNAGIADPFVGALQELDMAVFDKVLAVNLRGPLLCSKYALPLLQKAEHPAILNISSTRAFMSEPDTFAYSASKGGLEALTHSLAVSLTKERVRVNAIAPGWIEVGEWKKESEKYTPQHTEQDKEQHPVGRVGLPQDIAEAALFLCSDKAGFITGQSLSIDGGMTVKMIYH
- a CDS encoding DsbA family protein, giving the protein MRNLPDNLSLLYVTNPMCAWCYGFTPVVRRLKALWQGRLDVQVLFGDLQAHQTKPLLHDQKERLALSWHRVQERTYLPFEYRFFIQRSFVFNTEPACRAMLCVRLLRPVLTLEVLRAMHSAFFVDNADLKDTRELVRLVGLFGIPENLFMTLFESEEITQQMEDEFAYVNNIGATTFPSLFLNTENGPERLAAGYVELHELEQRLFQLL
- a CDS encoding DUF1801 domain-containing protein yields the protein MRSKTTTNQVDEYVDKLTPEKKLLAQEVRRIISGSVAHLEECVRWDCACYFFYGPVCYFASSRSGIHFGFFRGKELSDPHRRLVSRNGQYPHIKVRTLADIDETYFADLVREAVQLNQN
- a CDS encoding cation diffusion facilitator family transporter; this translates as MGHAHHHHGGHGHDHGAGSNIKVAFFLNFAFTLLEIVGGLWINSVAILSDALHDLGDSLSLGLAWYFENVAKRGRDQKYTFGYKRFSLLGAVINSVILLVGSFIILSEAIPRIWDPQEVNAPGMMAFALLGILVNGAAVLRLKKGESLNERVVRLHLMEDVLGWVAVLIGGIILYFFDLPWIDPLLSVLITLYVLYNVIRNLRETMNILLQGTPKHISAEKVEAVLKEIPEIRSVHDLHIWTLDGSYNVLTMHAVAEFQLPVQQEEELKKRIRAAMAGMDIQHVTMELERPGEACSHKGNL
- a CDS encoding response regulator transcription factor encodes the protein MKILLIEDEPKVASFIKKGLEEQSYEVDQAYDGNFGIKLALQNEYDLIILDIILPNMNGLEVCREIRRHNVAVSILMLTALGTTDDKIIGLDAGADDYLTKPFEFKELLARIRAISRRSTEVNVGEKLGIADLEMDVARKTVTRGGKPINLTAREFALLHYLLRNKGRVVSRVDITEQVWETSFDTGSNVIDVYINFLRKKVDKGHSSKLIHTLVGMGYVLKEQNTV
- a CDS encoding HAMP domain-containing sensor histidine kinase; its protein translation is MKIRTKLTMQFASIIALILILFSLVVYYFTSLYRQDDFYNRILRRAEVAARHVLEADEVGEDQRRQNLIQFYHELPHEAVRIYNSSGDLKFSNGEGDLGVTPAILERIRREGVLEYDIDVRQVVGIRYQDSTGDFVVLASSIDAYSLRKLQNLKIILVVGFLGSMVVVIIAGWAFAKQALLPITKVVSEVKQISANDLHLRLSNADGKDELSHLAQTFNSMLDRLELAFEMQSTFVSNASHELRTPLTTMIGELEVALMKPREPEEYQRVLQSTLEDARLLTELSNGLLQIAQASIDPSKVKQSYLRFDELVWMARDQTLKRQPKARIDIDFSNFPDDENRLVVRGNEALLLIAVVNVLENAIKFSPNGRVAVGQIEVQKHDVVLRVQDQGLGISQEDLKHVFVPFFRADNVRNITGHGIGLPLTERILKMHRGSINVSSQINKGTEVTISLPQAYVIIPI
- a CDS encoding SulP family inorganic anion transporter, producing the protein MRESNNNFGYLANLSKDIPSGLVVFFVALPLCLGISLASGAPLLSGLVTGIVGGVLVSWLSGSQLAVSGPAAGLTVIVLNGVETLGSFEAFLLAVVIAGFLQLILGFLKAGVIGLYFPSSVIKGMLAAIGLILILKQIPHFLGADDDFFGEMEFFQPDGRNTFSEIGYAFSAIQVGALFIGIISLAVILLWDNPKIKSNKVLALIPGALLAVVLSIVLNEVFIAFVPGLAITSSHLVSIPIINGFSDLGNELQFLDLGSLTNPSVYIVAFTIAIVASLETLLSIEAIDKLDPHKRRSDTNRELKAQGIGNMVAGLAGGLPMTAVIVRGSTNVAAGAQTRVSSFVHGTFLALSVFLLAGLMNKIPLSALAAVLLVVGFKLTKPALYKSQLKLGSEQFIPFIVTILAILFTDLLIGICVGLAVGIFYILKANYKSPYFFHKEEHREREVIRIKLSEHVSFLNKASIVLTLDHLPQNSHVIIDGENSEYIDYDVLEAIMEFKKTAHERNIEVELINIKEVSVMDLH